The DNA sequence TTTGGCGTATTCGTATTCGTTACGACGATAGTAATTGCCTGCCCTTGCGCCCTGGGACTTGCCACTCCTATGGCATTGGTAACGGGCACCAGCAAGGCCATGCGTCATGGCCTTGTAATACGCAATGGTGAGGCCATACAGACGACTAAAGACATCGGCATAGTCATGTTCGATAAGACGGGCACTCTCACGTTGGGGTCCCCGAAGGTGGTAGACCATAACCTAGAGGATGAAGCGGCCAACATCGCAGGAGCTTTGGAGTCCTTGTCCAACCATCCTCTGGGCAAGGCCATTTCGGAACTTAAAAAGTTCGACGTAAAAATTGAGGAATTTGAAGAGATAGTTGGCGAGGGCGTAAAAGGCAAGGTTGACGGTCGTGTTTACGAAGTGGGCAGGCCCGCAGATGCAAGCGTCTATGAGGCTTTGCTCGAAAAGGGCTATATTGTCGTCGAGGTTAAAAGGGATGGCTTTATAATGGGATATATAGCTATTTTCGATCCCATTAGGGAGGATTCCTTCGAGGCGGTAAAATGTCTAAAGGACATGGGCATCGAAGTGGTCCTGGTGACGGGGGATAATGAGATCACCGCCAAAACGGTGGCAAAGGCGTTGGGCATAGATGAGGTCCATTGGGGCGTTCGCCCCGAAGATAAGATGAGCATCGTAAGAGATTATCAGGCAACCGGCAAGAAGGTCATGATGACAGGAGATGGCATGAACGACGCTGCAGCTTTGAAGGCTGCGGATGTCGGCGTGGCCATGGGAAGCGGGACCGACCTTGCCATCGATAGTGCCGACGTAGTGATATTGCAGGGCGGTGCAGCCAAAGTCGTGAGCCTTATCGAGATCTCTAAGGAGACGTTTAGGGTTATCAGGCAAAACCTTAAATGGGCCTTTGGATATAATGTAGTGGCTATACCTTTAGCCATGTCGGGCTTGCTTCATCCGATAATTGCCGAAGGAGCTATGGCTTTAAGTTCCATATCCGTGATAATTAATTCCCTGAGGATTAAGTAGCATCGAAGGAAAGGGGCATAGCAATGAGCGAGAAAAGAAGCGTTACGGTACCGGAAAGAAATGAGATAGAAGAAAAGTACAAGTGGAGATTGGAAGATTTATATCCCGATAATGATGCATGGGGCGAGGAGGCGCGTTGTCTAGAAAGTGCTATCGAAAATTTAAAGGAGATGGGTACAGCCTTGACGTCTTCTGCGCAATCCCTTTTGAGAGGATTGCAAACGAGGGATGAAATAGCTGAAAGGCTTGGTAGGCTTTATGCCTATGCTTCCTTTAAAAGCCATGAAGACGCACGGAATCTCGAGGCCCAGGCCATGGTGCAGCGGGCATCGACTGTGTACCTTCATTTTGCGGAGGCAGTCTCGTCATTTGTGCCCAGCATATTGGAGTTGGGCAAAGAGGGAATAGACGAGTTTATGAAGGAAGAAAGCGGACTCGAGCTTTACAGGGTCGAGATTGAGAGGATAATGCGGTTAAAGGAACACATCCTGTCATACGAGGGTGAAAAGCTTCTTGCAATGTCGGTGGACGTTGGCGAAGTGCCGGAAAAGGTATTTTCATTGCTCACTAATGCCGATATGAAGTTTCCTAAGATCAAGGATGAAAAGGGCGAAGAAGTGGAGCTGTCCGAGGAAAGATATTCTTACTTTTTGCACAGCAGCGACAGGCGCGTTCGTCGCGACGCCTTTAAAGGCCTTTTTTCAAGTTACGGGAATGTTAAAAACACATTATCGGCCACTTACCTGGGCAGTTTGAAGAAGGACGTATTTTACTCCAAGGCCAGGAAATACGAAAATACTCTCCAGGCTTCTTTGTATCCTCAAAACATCCCTATAGTAGTCTACGAAAAAGCAATAGAAACGATAAACCAGTGGCTTGATCCCTTGCGCAGATATGTGACATTTAAGAGGAAGGCCTTAAACTTAGATGCGATGCACTTTTACGACCTCTACGTGCAGCTTTTGCCGGAACCGAAGGCCCACTTTAGCTATGATGATGCCAAAAGCATCATCATCGAGGGACTTGCCCCCTTGGGTGAAGAATACAGCCGGGTGCTTCTTGAGGCATTCGAGAACAGGTGGATAGACGTCTACGAAAATAAAGGCAAGAGGAGCGGGGCTTATTCGTGGGGGGTTTATGGTGTGCACCCTTACGTGCTTTTGAACTTCAATGGTACCTTAAGAGATGTATTTACCCTAGGTCACGAGATGGGGCATGCCATGCATTCGCATTTTACCTTTAAAAGCCAGCCTTACGTATATTCCGGGGTCAGCATATTTACGGCGGAGGTAGCTTCGACGACCAACGAGATATTGCTTCTTGAACATCTCATAAAAAGGGCAGCGGATAAGGCCGAAAAGGCCTACCTCGTAAACTATGGCTTGGAACAGGTGCGCACGACCGTGTATCGACAGCTGCTGTTTGCCGAATTTGAGCTTGAAGTGCATAAACGCATCGAGAAGGGTAATCCTCTTACAAGCGAGGATTTTAGCGCTATATGGAAGAGTTTGTATGAAAAACATTACGGCGATACGCTGTTTATTGATGAGGAATTGCCGCTTGAATGGGCCAGGATACCACACTTTTACACCGCTTACTACGTCTATCAGTATGCTACGGGCTATTCGGCTGCCAGAGCAATAGCTACTGCCATATTGTCAGAGGGAAAGCCTGCCGTGGACAGGTACTTGCGGTTTCTTTCTTTGGGGGATTCCATGGACCCCGTGGATGCCCTAAAAGTTGCAGGAGTGGACATGACGTCGCCTAGGCCGCTAGAGTTGACGTGCAAAAAGTTCGAGGAAGATCTGGATGTTTTAATGGGCCTTATAGGCTAATAATTTTATTAAAAAGAGGAGCGTTGAATCATGGCACAATTTGCGTTGAATGTCCCGGACATGTCCTGTCAGCATTGCGTTAAACGCATATCTGGGGCGCTGGAAGAGCTTGGCATTTCCAAATTTAGGGTGGACCTTGACAACAAAGAGGTACTCGTAGAAACGGACGACATCGAAAGCGTCATAAGAGCCTTAGATGAGGTGGGCTATAAGGCTACGCTAAAACGCTAACCGCTTTTTGTATGTTTGTCTGCCACGCAGGAAGCGGCGAATGCCTCTGGCTTAATATGGGCTATATAGCCGCTTCCTTTCACCATGCCCACAACCATGTTGAGAATTTCCCTCGTAAGTCCCTTTTCTCCCACGTCGAGATGGATCTCTAGAAGCTGTCTGTAGTGCTCAAAAAGCACCACGTCCTGCGAAAGAAGATGCAAGACTTCGCTTGCCAAAGTTAAGCTCATGGAAGTCTCTGTTAAAATGCGCTCCTTGACGGAGTAAGGCCTTTGTTCGTAGGTTTTTCGATAAAAGTAAATGCCACCTCGACCAATTCGGTGAACAACGATGGCAGAGACAAAGAGCGTTCCTTCCGATAAAGGTTGAGAGTCTGTCCCTACAATTATGCGATACGATCCCTCCTTTGCCATAAATGTGCAAATGCGCTGTATTACCTGCTCTATTTTGAGGGGGCCATAAGTAGGGCTGATGAACAATCTTACCCATCTCCTTTGATTTGTTCCTCTCGGCCATTAATTATACCTTAAACGCACCTCGATGAGTTGGATGACATCAACCAGGGACAACGGTCTTACAAAATATGCAGACGGCCCTTTTTATGTTAATCTAATAGTGCTCGGAGGTGAACGAACATGACGACGTTGAATTTAAAAACTGGTAGGGAGGAGATTTCGTGGGAGTGCCCTATCCAATTGCTTAAAACCGCAACTTTAGCAGGAGAAATAAGAGCGGTTAGCGCTAGCGATGCACTGAATTGTCCCACAGGTTCTTTAGACCTTAAAGAGCTTGCAGAAGATGCTGATAATGTTGCTATATTAGTGCCGGATATAACTAGATCATGGCAGGATATACCTGCCATGTGTAGTGCCATTCGGAAAGGTCTTGAAGAGACAGGGATAGATAAGGTGACATGGGTCATCGCTGCCGGCCAGCACAGGAAGATGTCCGTAGCGGAAGAAGAGACAGTCTTAGGCAAGGGCAGAAGGCCAAACGATAATGTCTTTTGCCACGTATCTAGGGAAAATATCGTTGATACGGGAAAAATCACAAGTCGAGGTACCCCCGTAAAGGTAGAAAGACATGTCTTTGAGGCGGACCTTGTAGTCCTGTTGGGGGGCATTTGCTATCATGATTTGGCAGGCTTTGCGGGCGGCAGAAAAATTATAATTCCAGGCGTAAGCGCAAGGGAGTCCGTGCAAGCCAATCATAGGTTGGGATTGGTTGAAAAAAGGTTTCACGAGAAGGTTAAAGTTGGCGAGTTGGAAGAAAATCCTGTAGCGTTGGATATGGAGGAGTATGCCAGGATTTTTTTGGCTGACAAAAAATCATTTCTTTTAAACGTTGTAACGGATGCAATGGGAAGGCCCTATTCATACGTGACAGGAGATGCGTTTAAAGCGTGGGAAAGGGGTGTCAGGGAGGCGGAAGCTCTTCAAACGATATGGATCGACGAGCTTGCAGATGTCGCTATCGTGTCCTGCGGAGGGTATCCCTACGACCTGGATCTCTATCAGGCGACCAAGGCTTTGACTGCGGTTTACGATGGCTTAAGACAAAGCGGGGGAATAGTTCTTGTAGCCGGCCTAGAAGAAGGAATGGGAACGCCCGTATTTGACCGTTTCATGCGTCTTGCCATGGATAACTTCGATGCAGCCATAGATGAACTCGAGGAGGATTTCACGATACCTGCTTATATAGCCACAAAGACCGTTTACGAACTTAAAAACAGAAAATGTGCCTTAGTTACCCAAAACAAAGACGTTGCATTTCCGGGGCTCATTACGAACGACGTAAAAGAGGCTTTAAGGCATGTTGCGGGAACGAATTTTGAGGGAAAGGCTTTATTTGTTCCAACGGGGAACGCGGTCCATGTAAAAATAAAGGAGGTGTGAGATTGTGCTATTGATAGTCATCGCTTATATGGCCTTGATGTTGTTGGTTGGTTGGTGGGCTGGCAAGTTTTACGTAAAGGGAATGACCGATTTCTTGCTGGCCGGTAGGAGGCTTGGTGTTATTTTATGCTCGGCCACACTTGCGGCTACTCATTTTGGTGGCGGTGCGGTGATGGGCGGTGGAGAGTATGGTTTTAAGTATGGCCTGTCAGGTGCGTGGTACGGCGTTTCTTGCGGCATAGGCTTGATCATCCTTGGTTTAGTGACTGCAAGGAGATTTCGAGATCTTGCCTTCTATACTGTCCCCGATTATTTAGAGAGACGCTATGGCGGAAAGACGATTCGTGTCTTGGGATCGCTTCTTTCATTAGTCGCTTTAGTTGGCATATTGGCTGCCCAAGTCCTATCGGCAAGAGGGGCCTTGGGCATTTTGGGAATAACCGGAAACACCGGTGCTGTTGTGGCGACTCTTGTCTTTATAATTTACACGACTTCCGGCGGACTTTGGGCCGTGACTTTAACTGATTTAATACAGATGACTTGGGCAGCTGTGGGCGTGATACTCGCTTCAAACATGGTTCTTGGCCATACTGGAGGATATGAGGGGTTAAAAGCGCTTCTTCAGGCGAAGGCAGTTGGGCCGGAATACATGAGCTTCTGGGGCATGGGGACGGCAGGCATTATGTGGTTACTCCTGCCGACAGTAATGTACACTTTAATTGGGCAGGATTTTTATCAAAGGTTGTTTGCTGCTAAGGATGGTAAAACAGCCAAGGTTTCGTCTTTGGTTGGCGGCATCGTTCTGGTGATAGTAAGCTTCTTCCCAGCCCTTATGGGCATGGGCGCGAGGGCCCTGGCGAATTTAGAGGATCCCTCTATGGCAGTTCCATGGGTCCTTCAAAATTTGATGGGTCCACTTCTTGGAGGGTTAATTTTAGCAGCTATCTTGGCGGCAATAATGTCTACGGCCGATTCGCTCCTGTCTGCGGCGACGTCTCATATAGTTAAAGATTTTTGGATAGAAATATTTCATCTTAGTGAAGTGGACCATGAGAAAGAGCTTCTCAGGGTATCGCGCATATTTACCTTTGTCATTGGTGTTTTGGCGCTTATCATTGCGCTTATAGTTCCGGGCATCATTGATGCCTTGATATACTCCTATACGATGTATACTGCTGGTGTATTCGTCCCCGTCATCGGGGGATTCTTGTGGAAGGGGGCTACACGCACAGGGGCTTTTGCATCTCTTATAATTGGATCGATAGTGGCTTTGTGGGGAATTCTTAGCGGAGTTTCGCTTTTTGGAGCTCCCGTCGAGATATTCGCGGCACTTATATCCCTCGTGATATTTGTGGTGGTTTCCTTGATCACAAAAAGTAAATAGATCTTGATGCACTAAAAGAGGAGAGGCCCCATTTTTGGGGTCTCTTATTTTTTGTGATTCTAGTTCATCTAATCAAGACGCACCCAGTCTCCTTTTCAAGCGCTCTAGGCGCTTTGAGAGATCAGGCAGTCTATTTTGCCATGTCAGAGCAAGGGGACGATATTGGAGGAAATCCATCATAGCCTTGTCGGCCCACGATAGGGCTGCCTTTGCGTCCTTCAGTTGATGTTCGTATATCTTTGAGATCTCCACGGCTACGTCTATCTTTCTATAACCCATGCCGTAGAGCTTCGTGAGTAATGATAGTGCCTCATGATAATTGTTCCGTCTTTTATTTTCCATGGCTAATTTCCAAAGGGCCTCCGTAGCCGGAGGCTCCAGCTGTGCTGCTTTTGCCCAAAGTAATTTTGCCTGGTCTAGATTATGGCGGTACCAGGCATCTCCAGCGCAATTTACCTCATAGGGGTCATGGCTTTGCCCGGAAAGGACAAAGGCAACCTTGTAAAATAAATTACACAAGGAGAGTATATCCATCTCGTTGTGGTAAAAGACACCGTTAAGCATGGTAGCATCGCCCGTCTTGAGAAATGTCATGTAGAGATCCGGTATAAAGCGACCTGGAATATCGTCGCTTTCTCGTCCGATATTTAAGATTTGCCTTTCGACGTTGGAGAGGGAACAGGAACCTATGCGTCTCTTCCAAAGCCTTCTTACAAGATAAAGCAGATCCAGATGTTTTGTCTCTTCAAAGGGTTTCATCCTAGATAACAAAAGCCTGGTGTTGATCAACGGGAGGTCAAAGTTTTTCCCGTTGTATGTAACGAAGGCCGGTTTATTGGGAATTATGTCCAGCAACCTCGAGAGCCAAGCCTGCTCATATTTTGGTGAGCACAGGAACAGTTGACGTACAATGAAGCTGTCCTCTTGGTAAATTCCTATGCCTGCCAAAAAGGCATAAGTCCCTGTTCCTCCGGATAACCCCGTGGTCTCCAGGTCAAAAAAGACCAAAGGTTCTCCGCCTCCCCATGAAGATAGCGTTTCTATGCATCTTTTCCGTTCGCATTCGTCAACTATGCTAGTAGTATCGTGTATTGCCTCGCAAAGATATACGCCTTCATCTAGGAAGCGACCGGGAGGAAGATTTAATACTTCTTTCGGTTCATCCCTTTTATTGACCTTTAACCTGGCAAATATTTCTTCAAGGTTAAATGGCTTACTCGCGTTCATTTGACATCAGCCTGCGATCTTAAGATATTTAGTAAGGTTTTTGTTGGGGTTTTCGCCCTGATCGTTGCACCCAATGCACCCGTACAAGCAGGGCAGCCGTTCTCACAAGGGCAGCTTTCTATGGCCTCAAGGGCAGCATTTATCAGTTTTTGCCTTAGCATAAATGCTCCTTCGGCAAGCCCAACGCCACCGGGGACGTTATCTGCTATGTAAATGACCGGTTTCTCGAACATCGGGTCGCGCACCATGTGATGGACGCTAATATCGCCTCGGTCACACATTAGAAAAAGCGGCGCGATCGCCCTAAATAGATGGGATACCCCAAGTAAACCAGAGCTTAAATTTTCCTCTCCTAATGCCTCGCTGTATTGTTTTTCCAACTTGAGCCAGCAGGCCGTGGTGTGCATCTCCTCTTCGTCCATATGGATTTGGCCGTATCCCACATTCTCATGCGTCATGAGCTTGATCTTTTTATACACCGTTGGACGAAAGCTTAGCAATACCTCGCCCAATCCCCATTGGTCCTCTTCCTTGAAGACATCCAAGACTTGCAATCGGACTGCCAAATCTGCATCAGTATAGTAATCTACAGAGACTTGCTTTACATAACAGCGCAAACCCTTGGTGTCCAGCTCGATGACCTGATACGGCTTGCCGTCATGAAAGTATATAGCCTCGGGGTGTATTAACATGGGAGCACTAGGTCTATCGACCTCCCCGATGACTTTGGGCTTGTGGTTTTCAGTCACGTCTATCACTGTGTAATTTTCGTTCGTGGCGCTTCGTAGCGATATCCCTTGCGCGGGGAATGAATCCGACTGCCAAAAGTATCGCGATCCGGCAAAATGCAAGACGTCATATTGTGTAAGGTATTCAAGGACTTCTCTGGGGTTGGTCTTCCCAAACGGTTCATCTTGGGCGAAGTTTAGCTCAAAGGCTGAACATTTGACGTGATCAACGTATATGTAGAGGTTGTTGGGGTTGATCCTGGCCAATTCGGGAGAGCCTCCAAAGAAGTAGTCCGGCTTTGCAGCTATGAATTGGTCAAGGGGATTGGATGAGGCGACTAAAATTGCAGCCGAACCTCCAGAGCGCCTGCCTGCTCTTCCGATCTGTTGCCAAGCCGACGATATGCTGCCAGGATATCCGTGTATGACGGCCAAAGACAGGCTTCCTATGTCTATCCCCAGCTCTAGGGCACTTGTGCTCACTACGCCGAGGATGTTCCCGTTTTTAAGGTCTTTCTCAATTTTCCTGCGCTCATTGGGGAGGTAGCCCCCGCGATAGCCACTTACAAGGTTCTCGTCCATACGTAGGTCCCTTAAGTTGTTTCTGATGTATGTCAGCAGGAGCTCCACGTTAAGCCTTGACCTGGTAAAGACTATAGTGCTGATGCCATTTGTTATTGCTTGCGCTGCGATCTCTGCCGTGGCCAATAAGGAAGAACCTCTTATGCCGAGTTCTTTGCTGATGAGAGGAGGATTGTAAATTAATACCTGTTTTTCAGCCCTAGGCGCACCATCTTCCGCAACCAGCTCGACATGTTCTTCTATGAGGGCTTCGGCCAGCTCTAAAGGGTTTGAGATGGTTGCAGAACACAATATGAATGTGGGGCTGGAACCGTAAAAGGAACATATCCTCTTGAGCCTCCTTATGACGTTTGATAGATGCGACCCAAATATACCTTTGTAGGTATGAAGCTCATCTATGACTATATACCGCAAGTTCTCGAACAACTTTATCCACTTCGTATGGTGTGGCAAGATGCCCGTGTGCAACATGTCGGGATTGGTCACGACGACATGTCCCGCGGCCCTGACCTTTGCACGCTCCTGTGGTGGCGTATCGCCATCGTAGGTAAAAGTGGATATGGGCACGCCCAGTTTATTGGTTATTGCGCTAATTTCAGTCAATTGGTCCTGGCTTAGCGCCTTTGTGGGAAATATGTAAAGCGCTCTGCAAGAGTTATCTTCCATGATCGAATTTATCACCGGCACGTTATAACATAGGGTTTTGCCGGATGCCGTGGGAGTGACCACGACTACGTTTTTCCCCGATAGGGCAAGGTTTATCGCTCTGGCCTGATGAGAGTAAGGCTTTTCGATGCCAAGCTCGTTTAATGTCGCGACTAATTTAGGGTTTACGGCTGGCCACGAGTCAAATTTGGCTTGTTTTGCGGACAAAGTCACGCAACTGGTGATCTCGCCCGGAAAGGTTTTTAACGTTTCTAGGAATGCCGCTAAATCTTTCTTACGGAACAAAGCCTCCAAAATGCTTCCACCCCCTTATAGAAGTTTAGCATTAGTTGGCGATTGATTAAATTTATTTCGCAAAGGTACACTATAATTTCTAACGTGAGCCTTATTTGTACTTGAGAGGAGACGATATTGCATGCAATACGTGACTGTCGTTTTACCTTTGATCGTCATCATGGGCGTAGGATGGACTTTGCGCCGCCTTAGAGTCATCAAGGGCGACAACAGCAACCTGGAGGGCATGCTTTACTGGGTAGTTTTGCCAGCCCTTATCTTCAGGAGCATATTTTATTCAGGGGGATTTGCTAAAGAAGATGTTAATTTGATATATGCTGTATATCTGTCCTTTTTGATAATGCCTTTCATATCTTTTGTAGCGTCTCCGTGGAAAAAAAATCCAGCAAGGCTTGGGGTTTCTCTCCTCACCTGCATGAGATCTAACAACATTTACATGGGCATTCCGGTTGTTTCTTTAACAATGGGAGACGTGGGCGTTACGGCTGTGTCCAAATATCTTGGCCTGTCGCTAGTTGGCTACCATATTTTGTCAGTTGCCTTTGGGCAAATAGGTTTTTACAGGAAATTAAATCTCGATACTCTTTTTGGGACGCTTAAAGAGCTGTCGAAAAATCCCCTTATAATTTCAAGCATCCTTGCTTTATTTTGTGCCGAAGTGCTACAAATTAAATTGCCGTTATGGGTGGATGAATCGCTTAAGATGTTGAGCGAGGCCGCCACGGGGCTTGCGTTAATAGCATTGGGTGCGGGCATACAATTGGGAGAGATGGTGACATCCATAAAATATACTTGGGTAGATGTGCTGATGAAGGTGGCTGTTTATCCGCTTTTGGTAATGTCGTTGTTTTTTGTGTGGCCGGTTGCCCATAACGTCCGAAACGCTGTTATACTAGTTTCTGCCATGCCCGTGGCTGTTAATACGTTTATCGTAGCCAAGGGGATGGGTATGGATCATAAGTACGCAGCAGAACTTATTGCTACAAGTACATTTATCTCCATATTGGTAGTTCCCATATGGGTTTACATTTTATTTTAGGACAATAAAAACGAGGAGTGATTTTGCAATGCATGTCAAGGTTTACACCAGTCCGACATGTCCTGCCTGCGAGAAGGTCAAGGAAATCTTATCGGAAAAAGGAATTGAGTATCAGGTTGTTGATATAAGCCGCGATAGAGAGGCAGCCATGGAATTGGTCAGGCGTACCCATCAATTGAGCGTTCCCGTAGTTCAGGTGGGAGATAGGTTTGTAGTCGGATTTAACAAGGAACGCCTCATCGACCTTTTGGAGGACGAGGGAATCGCAAGTCTATAGCGCTAAATTACGGAGGGATGGAGATGGCACGAAATATAACGCCCCGCGAAAAGGATTATTCGCAGTGGTATTTGGATGTGATAAAGGCTGCCGAGATGGCCGACTATGCCCCCGTACGCGGGTGCATGGTCATTCGCCCCACCGGATATGCCATTTGGGAATCGATACAAAGCCAGCTCGACGAACGTTTTAAAGCAACTGGACATGTGAATGCCTACTTTCCGCTATTGATCCCAAGCTCCTTTCTGGAAAAGGAAGCAAAACACGTCGAGGGTTTTTCGCCGGAATGTGCCGTTGTTACCCATGCGGGAGGCGAAGAACTGGAAGAACCATTGGTTATAAGGCCCACCTCGGAAACGGTAATAGGCTACATGTACAGCAAATGGGTTCAGTCCTGGAGAGATCTTCCTATATTAATTAACCAATGGTGTAATGTGCTGCGTTGGGAGAAGAGGCCCAGGCTGTTCTTAAGGACATCGGAGTTCCTTTGGCAGGAAGGCCACACAGCCCATGCCACTAGAGAAGAGGCCATGGAAGAGACTCTCAGGATGCTTGAGGTATATCGATCCTTCATGGAAGAGGTGTTAGCCCTCCCCGTGGTAGTTGGAGAAAAGTCGGAAGGAGAAAGATTTCCTGGTGCCGAAAACACATATACCTGTGAGGCGATGATGACCGATAAGCGTGCCCTACAGGCCGGCACTAGCCATTTCTTGGGCCAAAACTTTGCTAAGGCTTTCGACATAAAGTTTCA is a window from the Acetomicrobium flavidum genome containing:
- a CDS encoding glutaredoxin family protein, whose translation is MHVKVYTSPTCPACEKVKEILSEKGIEYQVVDISRDREAAMELVRRTHQLSVPVVQVGDRFVVGFNKERLIDLLEDEGIASL
- a CDS encoding heavy-metal-associated domain-containing protein encodes the protein MAQFALNVPDMSCQHCVKRISGALEELGISKFRVDLDNKEVLVETDDIESVIRALDEVGYKATLKR
- a CDS encoding DEAD/DEAH box helicase; protein product: MEALFRKKDLAAFLETLKTFPGEITSCVTLSAKQAKFDSWPAVNPKLVATLNELGIEKPYSHQARAINLALSGKNVVVVTPTASGKTLCYNVPVINSIMEDNSCRALYIFPTKALSQDQLTEISAITNKLGVPISTFTYDGDTPPQERAKVRAAGHVVVTNPDMLHTGILPHHTKWIKLFENLRYIVIDELHTYKGIFGSHLSNVIRRLKRICSFYGSSPTFILCSATISNPLELAEALIEEHVELVAEDGAPRAEKQVLIYNPPLISKELGIRGSSLLATAEIAAQAITNGISTIVFTRSRLNVELLLTYIRNNLRDLRMDENLVSGYRGGYLPNERRKIEKDLKNGNILGVVSTSALELGIDIGSLSLAVIHGYPGSISSAWQQIGRAGRRSGGSAAILVASSNPLDQFIAAKPDYFFGGSPELARINPNNLYIYVDHVKCSAFELNFAQDEPFGKTNPREVLEYLTQYDVLHFAGSRYFWQSDSFPAQGISLRSATNENYTVIDVTENHKPKVIGEVDRPSAPMLIHPEAIYFHDGKPYQVIELDTKGLRCYVKQVSVDYYTDADLAVRLQVLDVFKEEDQWGLGEVLLSFRPTVYKKIKLMTHENVGYGQIHMDEEEMHTTACWLKLEKQYSEALGEENLSSGLLGVSHLFRAIAPLFLMCDRGDISVHHMVRDPMFEKPVIYIADNVPGGVGLAEGAFMLRQKLINAALEAIESCPCENGCPACTGALGATIRAKTPTKTLLNILRSQADVK
- a CDS encoding ribonuclease H-like domain-containing protein encodes the protein MNASKPFNLEEIFARLKVNKRDEPKEVLNLPPGRFLDEGVYLCEAIHDTTSIVDECERKRCIETLSSWGGGEPLVFFDLETTGLSGGTGTYAFLAGIGIYQEDSFIVRQLFLCSPKYEQAWLSRLLDIIPNKPAFVTYNGKNFDLPLINTRLLLSRMKPFEETKHLDLLYLVRRLWKRRIGSCSLSNVERQILNIGRESDDIPGRFIPDLYMTFLKTGDATMLNGVFYHNEMDILSLCNLFYKVAFVLSGQSHDPYEVNCAGDAWYRHNLDQAKLLWAKAAQLEPPATEALWKLAMENKRRNNYHEALSLLTKLYGMGYRKIDVAVEISKIYEHQLKDAKAALSWADKAMMDFLQYRPLALTWQNRLPDLSKRLERLKRRLGAS
- a CDS encoding sodium:solute symporter family protein; translation: MLLIVIAYMALMLLVGWWAGKFYVKGMTDFLLAGRRLGVILCSATLAATHFGGGAVMGGGEYGFKYGLSGAWYGVSCGIGLIILGLVTARRFRDLAFYTVPDYLERRYGGKTIRVLGSLLSLVALVGILAAQVLSARGALGILGITGNTGAVVATLVFIIYTTSGGLWAVTLTDLIQMTWAAVGVILASNMVLGHTGGYEGLKALLQAKAVGPEYMSFWGMGTAGIMWLLLPTVMYTLIGQDFYQRLFAAKDGKTAKVSSLVGGIVLVIVSFFPALMGMGARALANLEDPSMAVPWVLQNLMGPLLGGLILAAILAAIMSTADSLLSAATSHIVKDFWIEIFHLSEVDHEKELLRVSRIFTFVIGVLALIIALIVPGIIDALIYSYTMYTAGVFVPVIGGFLWKGATRTGAFASLIIGSIVALWGILSGVSLFGAPVEIFAALISLVIFVVVSLITKSK
- a CDS encoding AEC family transporter, whose translation is MQYVTVVLPLIVIMGVGWTLRRLRVIKGDNSNLEGMLYWVVLPALIFRSIFYSGGFAKEDVNLIYAVYLSFLIMPFISFVASPWKKNPARLGVSLLTCMRSNNIYMGIPVVSLTMGDVGVTAVSKYLGLSLVGYHILSVAFGQIGFYRKLNLDTLFGTLKELSKNPLIISSILALFCAEVLQIKLPLWVDESLKMLSEAATGLALIALGAGIQLGEMVTSIKYTWVDVLMKVAVYPLLVMSLFFVWPVAHNVRNAVILVSAMPVAVNTFIVAKGMGMDHKYAAELIATSTFISILVVPIWVYILF
- a CDS encoding ribonuclease H-like YkuK family protein, with product MFISPTYGPLKIEQVIQRICTFMAKEGSYRIIVGTDSQPLSEGTLFVSAIVVHRIGRGGIYFYRKTYEQRPYSVKERILTETSMSLTLASEVLHLLSQDVVLFEHYRQLLEIHLDVGEKGLTREILNMVVGMVKGSGYIAHIKPEAFAASCVADKHTKSG
- the larA gene encoding nickel-dependent lactate racemase, translating into MTTLNLKTGREEISWECPIQLLKTATLAGEIRAVSASDALNCPTGSLDLKELAEDADNVAILVPDITRSWQDIPAMCSAIRKGLEETGIDKVTWVIAAGQHRKMSVAEEETVLGKGRRPNDNVFCHVSRENIVDTGKITSRGTPVKVERHVFEADLVVLLGGICYHDLAGFAGGRKIIIPGVSARESVQANHRLGLVEKRFHEKVKVGELEENPVALDMEEYARIFLADKKSFLLNVVTDAMGRPYSYVTGDAFKAWERGVREAEALQTIWIDELADVAIVSCGGYPYDLDLYQATKALTAVYDGLRQSGGIVLVAGLEEGMGTPVFDRFMRLAMDNFDAAIDELEEDFTIPAYIATKTVYELKNRKCALVTQNKDVAFPGLITNDVKEALRHVAGTNFEGKALFVPTGNAVHVKIKEV
- the pepF gene encoding oligoendopeptidase F, which translates into the protein MSEKRSVTVPERNEIEEKYKWRLEDLYPDNDAWGEEARCLESAIENLKEMGTALTSSAQSLLRGLQTRDEIAERLGRLYAYASFKSHEDARNLEAQAMVQRASTVYLHFAEAVSSFVPSILELGKEGIDEFMKEESGLELYRVEIERIMRLKEHILSYEGEKLLAMSVDVGEVPEKVFSLLTNADMKFPKIKDEKGEEVELSEERYSYFLHSSDRRVRRDAFKGLFSSYGNVKNTLSATYLGSLKKDVFYSKARKYENTLQASLYPQNIPIVVYEKAIETINQWLDPLRRYVTFKRKALNLDAMHFYDLYVQLLPEPKAHFSYDDAKSIIIEGLAPLGEEYSRVLLEAFENRWIDVYENKGKRSGAYSWGVYGVHPYVLLNFNGTLRDVFTLGHEMGHAMHSHFTFKSQPYVYSGVSIFTAEVASTTNEILLLEHLIKRAADKAEKAYLVNYGLEQVRTTVYRQLLFAEFELEVHKRIEKGNPLTSEDFSAIWKSLYEKHYGDTLFIDEELPLEWARIPHFYTAYYVYQYATGYSAARAIATAILSEGKPAVDRYLRFLSLGDSMDPVDALKVAGVDMTSPRPLELTCKKFEEDLDVLMGLIG